The Candidatus Bathyarchaeia archaeon genome contains a region encoding:
- a CDS encoding AAA family ATPase, translating to MESEKLVVGLVGMPGAGKSVVVNVAKAYGYGVVVMGDEVREEAKRRGLEPTPENLGRIMLELRRLEGETVIAKRCIPKIAAMAEDKVVVDGIRSLAEVEEFRRNFPKFVLVAVHASPETRFKRLFHRRRSDDPKSWEVFHERDVRELSVGLGNAIALAEYMIVNEESLNTVKKQAAEILRRIEAKWMK from the coding sequence GTGGAAAGCGAGAAGCTTGTCGTCGGTTTGGTTGGAATGCCTGGGGCTGGAAAATCCGTTGTGGTTAATGTGGCGAAAGCATATGGCTATGGCGTCGTCGTCATGGGCGACGAAGTGCGAGAAGAAGCCAAAAGGCGAGGTTTAGAGCCAACTCCGGAGAATCTTGGCCGCATCATGTTGGAACTGAGGCGTTTAGAAGGTGAAACAGTCATAGCGAAGCGGTGCATTCCCAAAATAGCCGCAATGGCTGAGGATAAAGTTGTCGTGGATGGCATAAGAAGCCTAGCTGAAGTTGAAGAGTTTAGGCGAAACTTCCCCAAATTCGTGCTTGTAGCCGTACATGCATCCCCCGAAACACGATTTAAGCGGCTTTTCCACAGGCGGAGAAGCGACGACCCTAAAAGTTGGGAAGTTTTCCACGAAAGAGACGTGCGGGAACTCAGTGTGGGACTCGGAAACGCCATAGCCCTAGCCGAGTACATGATAGTCAACGAGGAAAGCCTAAACACCGTTAAAAAGCAGGCCGCTGAAATCTTGAGGAGGATAGAAGCCAAATGGATGAAGTAG
- a CDS encoding RNA-binding domain-containing protein, which translates to MDEVEVYVEVEINPTESEEKVKRAVENVFGSIPTQIKPLAKGSLLTAEAKGLEALTKLYNLLRRERIRDAARSVLFEGLSGNTITFYLNKQVAYAGHLSFSKAVAESPLGPIKVQIKCDDPRQLIDWLAPKTVQ; encoded by the coding sequence ATGGATGAAGTAGAAGTTTATGTTGAAGTGGAAATAAACCCGACAGAATCAGAGGAAAAAGTGAAGAGGGCCGTTGAAAACGTGTTCGGCAGCATACCCACCCAAATAAAGCCACTGGCAAAGGGTAGCCTATTAACCGCAGAGGCGAAAGGCCTTGAGGCCCTAACAAAGCTCTACAATCTACTGCGGAGAGAGCGCATCCGCGACGCCGCCCGCAGTGTTCTCTTCGAGGGTTTGAGCGGAAACACAATAACCTTTTACTTAAACAAGCAAGTCGCTTACGCCGGACACTTGTCCTTTTCAAAGGCCGTGGCAGAATCACCCCTAGGCCCAATAAAAGTGCAGATTAAGTGCGATGATCCAAGGCAGTTGATTGACTGGCTTGCACCAAAAACAGTCCAGTAG
- a CDS encoding M20/M25/M40 family metallo-hydrolase, with translation MAKSNLKKTTKTLLFYNHYDVQPPEPLEEWKYDPFSGKVADGKVYGRGAVDNKGNLVSRLKAIQAYMETAGSVPVNIKFVVEGEEEIGSPNLEPIIKKHRRLFSADAALWEFGGTDRHGRPHLYLGLKGVLSVELRAKCALKDVHSANAPLIPNAAWRLVWALSTLKDKNEKILIEGFYDGVQPPSDEEIGCLKNIPFEEKELKEELGLKQFLRGLSGFEALKALLFQPTCTINGLLSGYTGKGSKTVLPREAMVKLDFRLVPNQKPNEILRKLKRHLEVQGFSDIEIVQYGSTEPVKTPVSDPFVGLVAKTAEKVYGNKAVIYPLSAGSGPMHLFRNLLGFPVVSAGCGHPESNTHAPNENLRIESFIKGVKFIAALIDDFAKW, from the coding sequence ATGGCGAAGTCAAATCTGAAAAAAACCACTAAAACGCTTCTATTCTACAACCATTATGATGTACAGCCTCCGGAGCCTCTGGAAGAATGGAAGTACGATCCCTTCAGCGGCAAAGTCGCCGACGGAAAAGTGTACGGCCGAGGCGCCGTGGACAATAAGGGAAACCTTGTTTCAAGACTTAAGGCTATCCAAGCTTACATGGAAACGGCTGGCAGTGTCCCAGTAAACATTAAGTTTGTTGTAGAAGGCGAAGAGGAAATTGGAAGCCCAAACTTGGAGCCAATAATCAAAAAGCACAGACGGCTTTTTTCGGCAGACGCTGCCCTATGGGAGTTCGGCGGCACCGATAGGCATGGAAGACCCCATCTATATTTGGGTTTGAAGGGAGTTCTATCCGTGGAGCTGCGGGCTAAGTGCGCCCTTAAAGATGTACATTCCGCCAATGCACCCCTAATCCCAAATGCAGCTTGGAGGCTTGTTTGGGCTTTAAGCACGCTGAAAGACAAGAATGAAAAGATCCTGATTGAGGGTTTTTACGACGGGGTTCAGCCCCCCTCCGATGAGGAAATCGGATGCTTAAAGAATATTCCCTTCGAGGAAAAAGAACTCAAAGAAGAGCTTGGCCTAAAACAGTTTTTGAGGGGCTTATCTGGCTTTGAAGCCTTGAAGGCTCTGCTTTTCCAGCCCACATGCACCATAAATGGCTTGTTGTCCGGCTATACCGGCAAGGGCTCCAAGACAGTTCTGCCCCGAGAGGCTATGGTTAAACTGGATTTTAGGCTTGTCCCAAACCAGAAACCCAACGAAATACTTAGGAAGTTGAAACGCCACCTAGAAGTCCAAGGCTTCAGCGACATTGAAATAGTCCAGTACGGCTCCACGGAACCCGTTAAAACACCGGTCAGCGACCCTTTTGTGGGTTTAGTGGCAAAAACAGCTGAAAAGGTTTATGGAAATAAAGCCGTTATATACCCGCTTAGCGCAGGCTCTGGACCCATGCACTTGTTCCGAAATCTTTTAGGTTTTCCAGTGGTTTCAGCCGGATGCGGCCATCCAGAATCCAACACCCACGCGCCAAACGAAAACCTCAGGATTGAAAGCTTCATTAAAGGAGTCAAGTTCATCGCCGCCTTAATAGATGACTTTGCCAAATGGTGA
- a CDS encoding MBL fold metallo-hydrolase, giving the protein MSSKATITDRGAIILGKSVACDAFEESRPIRIVTHAHADHMIGLQQSLRTCEKVLMTKATKDLIDVMRSPLFLMGGYVETLDYGKVMNYGEESITLFPADHILGAAQVLVEDAEGTRIVYTGDFRLEGTPVLEADILVIEATYGSPSCRRPFNRDVKEMLVSIVEEGLKHGAVYVFGYHGKLQEVMQILYEAGLKAPFIAPERVFQVSKICERHGMRIGRVYRLEEKEFRGMLERNQPCVAFYHMGSRGRVGRGCFCIYVSGWEFDMPCREIAEKEYVIALSDHSDFDGLMEYVRRSKPKFVITDNFRVGYAETLARCIQRRFNVSAVALPRR; this is encoded by the coding sequence TTGTCATCCAAGGCGACGATAACCGACAGGGGTGCCATAATCCTCGGCAAAAGCGTGGCATGTGACGCCTTCGAGGAATCCAGACCCATCAGAATCGTAACCCACGCCCATGCGGACCACATGATTGGCTTGCAGCAAAGCCTCCGCACATGCGAAAAAGTCCTCATGACGAAAGCCACGAAGGATCTAATTGACGTTATGCGGAGTCCCCTTTTCCTCATGGGCGGATACGTGGAAACACTGGATTATGGTAAGGTCATGAATTACGGAGAGGAAAGCATAACCCTTTTCCCCGCGGATCATATTCTAGGCGCGGCCCAAGTGCTTGTTGAAGACGCTGAAGGCACAAGGATAGTCTATACGGGAGACTTTAGGCTTGAAGGAACACCAGTGCTGGAGGCAGATATCCTCGTAATAGAAGCCACATACGGTAGCCCCTCATGCAGACGCCCCTTTAACCGGGACGTTAAGGAAATGCTTGTTTCCATCGTGGAGGAAGGCCTAAAACACGGCGCCGTTTATGTTTTCGGCTATCATGGCAAACTACAAGAGGTCATGCAGATCCTTTATGAGGCTGGCTTAAAGGCACCGTTCATAGCACCAGAAAGGGTCTTCCAAGTTTCAAAAATATGCGAAAGGCATGGCATGCGCATTGGGCGCGTTTACAGGCTTGAGGAGAAGGAGTTTAGGGGCATGCTTGAAAGAAATCAGCCCTGCGTGGCTTTCTATCACATGGGCTCGCGGGGCAGAGTTGGGCGGGGATGCTTCTGCATCTACGTTAGCGGCTGGGAGTTTGACATGCCATGTCGGGAAATCGCCGAGAAAGAGTATGTTATAGCCCTCAGCGACCATTCGGATTTTGACGGTTTAATGGAATATGTGAGGCGTTCAAAACCCAAATTTGTTATAACTGATAATTTCCGTGTCGGTTATGCTGAGACTTTGGCTAGGTGTATACAGCGTCGTTTCAATGTTTCGGCTGTGGCTTTGCCTAGGCGTTGA
- a CDS encoding hydroxymethylglutaryl-CoA reductase, degradative, giving the protein MGKSSLFSGFYRLSPKERLAFVKEFAGLTDEECALLQNTGGLPLELADRMIENVVGAFPVPLGIAVNFLINGRDYLIPMAIEEPSVVAAASYAAKMVREGGGFHTSSTPPIMIGQVQVVRVKDPYAARLRVLEAKDEILKKANEQDPVLVSVGGGAKDLDAKVIHTVHGPMVIVELHVDVRDAMGANAVNTMCEAVAPLVERITGGRVYLRIISNLAVKRLARAWCVVPKEAVGGEEVVDGIVNAWAFAAADPFRAATHNKGIMNGIIAVVIATCNDHRAVEAGAHAYAARSGHYTTLSTWEKNENGDLVGSIELPMAVGIIGGAVRTHPVAKICLKILGVKTANEFAEVLAAVGLAQNLAALRALAQEGIQRGHMELHARNIAIMAGATGELIDLVAQKMVEERKIRMDRAKELIEQYKATGKI; this is encoded by the coding sequence ATGGGCAAGTCGTCTTTGTTTTCGGGTTTTTATCGGCTTAGTCCAAAGGAGCGTTTGGCGTTTGTTAAGGAGTTTGCTGGTTTGACTGATGAGGAGTGTGCTTTGCTGCAGAATACTGGTGGTTTGCCGCTGGAACTGGCTGATCGCATGATAGAGAATGTAGTAGGTGCTTTTCCAGTGCCGCTTGGAATTGCCGTGAACTTCCTCATTAATGGGCGGGACTATTTGATTCCTATGGCGATTGAGGAGCCTTCTGTGGTGGCTGCGGCTAGTTATGCGGCTAAAATGGTGCGGGAGGGCGGGGGCTTCCACACAAGCAGCACTCCACCAATAATGATTGGACAGGTGCAGGTGGTTCGCGTTAAAGACCCTTACGCTGCTAGGCTTCGCGTTTTAGAGGCTAAGGACGAGATTTTGAAGAAGGCGAATGAGCAGGACCCGGTGTTGGTTTCGGTTGGCGGCGGAGCCAAAGACCTAGACGCCAAAGTCATTCACACTGTGCATGGGCCGATGGTTATTGTGGAGTTGCATGTGGACGTCCGGGACGCTATGGGCGCTAACGCTGTGAACACCATGTGCGAGGCTGTTGCCCCGCTGGTTGAGCGGATCACCGGAGGCCGCGTTTATCTGCGAATAATCTCGAATCTAGCGGTTAAACGTCTAGCCAGAGCATGGTGTGTCGTGCCCAAGGAGGCTGTTGGCGGCGAGGAGGTTGTGGACGGCATCGTGAACGCTTGGGCTTTCGCCGCTGCTGATCCATTTAGGGCTGCCACGCATAATAAGGGGATTATGAATGGCATAATTGCCGTTGTAATCGCCACATGCAATGATCATCGCGCCGTGGAGGCTGGCGCCCACGCGTATGCTGCCCGAAGCGGCCACTACACAACACTTTCCACATGGGAGAAAAACGAGAACGGCGACTTGGTTGGATCCATTGAGCTGCCTATGGCTGTTGGCATAATAGGTGGGGCGGTGCGAACCCATCCCGTAGCCAAAATCTGCCTAAAAATCTTGGGCGTGAAGACGGCCAACGAATTCGCCGAAGTCTTGGCGGCGGTGGGCCTAGCCCAAAACCTAGCCGCCTTAAGAGCCCTAGCCCAGGAGGGTATCCAGCGAGGTCACATGGAGCTTCACGCCCGAAACATCGCCATCATGGCGGGTGCCACAGGCGAGCTGATAGACCTAGTTGCCCAGAAAATGGTTGAGGAACGCAAAATCCGCATGGACAGAGCCAAAGAACTCATCGAACAGTATAAGGCAACGGGAAAAATCTAA
- a CDS encoding ribose-phosphate diphosphokinase — translation MKILPGPASKELGEKIASLLGLEPTSVFFKAFPDGESYVRIEGSVDGETAVIVQTTSPPQDQRLIQLALMADAAKRNNAKTVVAVVPYLAYARQDKIFLKGEPISIEAIARMLKAAGVDSLITVNIHEKNVLARFPFPAKNLSAIPLLAEHLKQRGFKDSFALAPDKGAVGIVQEASMVLGCDCGYLEKQRDRYTGLVSVEKREFNVKGKAVIIFDDIISTGGTIVAAANLLYELGATEVYAACVHPLLVGEAEKRLREAGVKEVIGTDSVPSPVSKVSLAPLIAQALRELQSG, via the coding sequence ATGAAGATTCTCCCCGGACCAGCCTCCAAAGAGCTCGGCGAAAAAATAGCCAGCCTCCTAGGCCTGGAGCCAACCTCCGTCTTTTTTAAGGCTTTTCCAGACGGTGAATCCTACGTGAGGATTGAAGGCTCTGTTGATGGTGAAACCGCAGTTATTGTGCAGACCACAAGCCCTCCGCAAGATCAGCGGCTTATCCAGTTAGCTTTGATGGCGGATGCCGCTAAAAGGAACAACGCTAAAACCGTTGTGGCCGTTGTGCCCTATTTGGCTTATGCCCGCCAAGACAAGATTTTCCTCAAGGGCGAACCAATAAGCATAGAGGCCATTGCAAGAATGCTGAAGGCTGCAGGTGTCGACAGCTTAATTACCGTAAACATCCACGAGAAGAACGTGCTGGCAAGGTTCCCCTTTCCAGCTAAAAACCTTTCAGCTATACCACTTCTAGCGGAGCACCTCAAACAGAGAGGTTTCAAGGATTCATTTGCACTCGCTCCGGATAAGGGCGCCGTGGGCATAGTTCAAGAAGCCTCCATGGTTCTGGGCTGTGATTGCGGCTATTTGGAAAAGCAAAGGGACCGCTATACTGGGCTGGTAAGCGTGGAAAAAAGGGAATTCAACGTTAAGGGCAAAGCGGTCATAATTTTCGATGACATCATTAGCACCGGCGGAACCATCGTGGCAGCTGCAAACCTCCTTTACGAGCTTGGAGCCACGGAAGTTTACGCTGCGTGTGTGCATCCACTGCTGGTGGGGGAAGCTGAAAAACGCTTGCGGGAAGCCGGCGTTAAAGAGGTTATTGGAACAGACAGCGTTCCCAGCCCCGTTAGCAAGGTTTCACTAGCACCGCTCATAGCTCAAGCCCTAAGGGAGCTTCAAAGTGGCTAG
- a CDS encoding TRM11 family methyltransferase, producing MARLFFLLSGEHETLPAAELKAILEAEGYAYAVLEKLDQVLRVEADAKCVEAVKRRAALTRLCALELFTCEADSSEAVKALRAVNVSAFLEKGESFAVRIKHVKNHAKHVDGLILERKLGEIILGMAEKAKVNLQAPQKTFTGILTDNKLVFGLRLTEIPPKPFMERRPKNRPFFHPSAMHPKLARCMVNLARPKAGELVFDPFCGTGSMLIEAALIGCRVLGTDIQRRMVKGCKSNLAYYGIKPEGLIVADAKNPPMAKVDCVVADPPYGKSATTLKRATKQIVEECLSAVRDMLSEGGHVCMAAPKTVSISQIGKALGYKHVESHIVYIHRSLTREIAVFEKI from the coding sequence GTGGCTAGGCTCTTCTTCCTCTTGTCAGGCGAGCATGAAACCCTGCCCGCCGCTGAGCTAAAAGCTATCTTGGAGGCTGAAGGCTATGCCTATGCAGTTCTGGAGAAGCTTGATCAGGTTTTGAGGGTTGAAGCCGACGCGAAGTGTGTGGAAGCCGTTAAGAGGCGGGCAGCCCTAACAAGGCTTTGCGCATTAGAGCTCTTCACATGCGAGGCTGACTCCAGCGAGGCTGTTAAGGCCCTCCGTGCAGTAAACGTCAGCGCCTTTCTGGAGAAGGGCGAAAGCTTCGCAGTACGCATAAAACACGTGAAAAACCATGCTAAGCATGTAGATGGATTGATTTTGGAGCGGAAACTCGGCGAAATAATCCTAGGCATGGCTGAAAAAGCCAAAGTAAACCTTCAAGCACCGCAGAAAACTTTTACGGGAATACTAACAGACAACAAGCTTGTTTTCGGCTTGAGGCTGACAGAGATCCCGCCAAAACCCTTCATGGAGAGACGCCCAAAAAATAGGCCCTTCTTCCACCCCTCAGCCATGCATCCGAAACTGGCAAGATGCATGGTGAACCTAGCTAGGCCGAAGGCTGGCGAGCTGGTTTTTGACCCTTTTTGCGGAACAGGGAGCATGCTGATCGAGGCGGCGCTGATAGGCTGCCGTGTCCTAGGCACCGACATTCAGAGGCGAATGGTGAAAGGATGCAAATCTAACCTCGCCTATTACGGCATAAAACCCGAAGGGCTTATTGTGGCGGACGCCAAAAACCCGCCAATGGCCAAAGTGGACTGTGTTGTGGCGGATCCGCCCTACGGGAAAAGCGCCACAACCCTCAAGCGGGCAACAAAACAGATAGTTGAAGAATGCCTAAGCGCTGTCCGAGACATGCTCAGCGAAGGCGGGCACGTGTGTATGGCGGCGCCAAAAACAGTGAGCATAAGCCAAATAGGCAAAGCGTTAGGCTACAAGCACGTGGAATCTCACATAGTCTACATACATAGAAGCCTAACCCGCGAAATCGCAGTATTCGAGAAAATTTAA
- a CDS encoding flavodoxin domain-containing protein: MAKVLIVFESRYGNTKRVAESITEGIKENDGIDVSLREVKDVDLNEISLFDAILIGSPNHVGGPTRGIRGFIDRLGGLRLEGRRYAVFDTFMGGDFKKAVKKMEKHISEKAPDFKRVVAGLSIKVKGIKGPILEDELPKCKEFGKNIAIQLKREHEKG, encoded by the coding sequence ATGGCGAAAGTGCTTATAGTTTTTGAATCGCGTTATGGCAACACCAAACGCGTGGCAGAATCCATCACCGAGGGAATAAAGGAAAACGATGGAATTGATGTTTCTCTAAGAGAGGTGAAGGATGTAGACTTAAATGAAATTTCCCTATTTGACGCGATATTGATTGGTTCTCCAAATCACGTCGGCGGACCTACAAGAGGCATTAGAGGCTTCATCGACAGGCTTGGGGGATTAAGATTGGAGGGAAGGAGGTATGCTGTTTTTGACACTTTTATGGGTGGGGACTTCAAGAAGGCGGTTAAGAAAATGGAAAAGCACATAAGCGAAAAGGCTCCGGACTTTAAACGCGTAGTTGCTGGCTTATCAATAAAAGTTAAGGGAATTAAGGGCCCCATCCTAGAAGATGAACTGCCGAAATGTAAAGAATTCGGTAAGAACATAGCCATTCAGCTTAAGAGAGAACATGAAAAAGGGTGA